One stretch of Dreissena polymorpha isolate Duluth1 unplaced genomic scaffold, UMN_Dpol_1.0 chrUn133, whole genome shotgun sequence DNA includes these proteins:
- the LOC127864128 gene encoding tryptase-like yields the protein MSDKTNWRAVLGEHVQGREDGTEQKLTLDKIVTHPNYTLEPTMLYDIALVKLSRPAHMSEYVNTIRIEPNYTAPDHSHCVTAGWGDLVEGGVGSEIPHHASVQIVPTSVCADLYNSIHVAIADSVICASTEGRDSCQGDSGGPLSCFHDGHWTQVGVSSGGYGSARPQYPGFYTRVNHYYEWIKTVIEAN from the exons ATGTCGGACAAAACCAACTGGCGCGCGGTGCTCGGGGAGCACGTGCAGGGTCGAGAGGACGGCACGGAGCAGAAGCTCACATTGGACAAGATAGTCACACACCCCAACTATACGC TGGAGCCTACGATGCTGTATGATATCGCCCTGGTAAAGTTGAGCAGGCCCGCTCACATGTCCGAGTATGTGAACACCATCCGTATCGAGCCCAACTACACCGCGCCCGATCACAGCCACTGCGTAACTGCGGGCTGGGGAGACTTAGTGGAAG GGGGTGTGGGCTCGGAAATACCGCACCATGCTAGCGTGCAGATTGTTCCCACTTCTGTCTGCGCTGACCTGTACAATTCAATTCACGTCGCCATTGCTGACTCTGTTATTTGCGCCAGCACTGAGGGAAGAGACTCCTGTCAG GGCGACTCGGGCGGTCCACTGTCGTGCTTCCATGATGGCCACTGGACTCAGGTTGGCGTGTCTTCTGGAGGCTATGGTAGCGCCAGACCTCAGTACCCCGGCTTCTACACGCGCGTTAACCACTACTATGAATGGATAAAGACTGTCATCGAGGCCAACTGA